The Gordonia sp. KTR9 genome contains a region encoding:
- a CDS encoding AMP-binding protein — MVIRVTTLGDLVDAQAQHSDATALVMPDARFTYPELAARIDHIAASLFALGVTGRSTVGILMPNTSDYVTALLATAKLGAVCVPINSRFKAHELSYVIEHADIDVLLVASDPNGTDYAELISTVLSDLAGGEPGRLHLEAAPRLRAVVNLSGSTPGMLDRATFEAGAAAVDPSRIETLRQRVRVRDIALLMYTSGTTAYPKGCLLTHEALARHAANVAHTRFLLEPADSFWNPLPLFHCGGLVPMLSCFSVGATFCHAGHFEPGAALRMIAAERCTVLFPIFETIWQAVLEHPDFGATDLSAVRLIQNIATPERITQFEQAVPQAHQLTCYGSTECGPNLLMPMPDDPPEIRLRTLGRPVDGMEVKIVDPDTGQDSGTDQMGELCIRGYSMFEGYYKDPAGTAAAIDADGWFHSGDRAMVTAEGNVVFGGRIKDMLKVGGENVAAVEIEDYLAQHPAVAHAQVVAAPDARYQEVPAAYVQLAPGASLTLDDLVDFCSGAISSFKIPRYLRIVTEWPMSGTKIRKVDLREWIAADLARDGVTEAPRIGERAAR; from the coding sequence ATGGTCATTCGCGTAACGACGCTCGGCGATCTGGTAGACGCGCAAGCACAGCATTCCGACGCCACTGCTCTGGTCATGCCCGACGCTCGCTTCACGTATCCGGAGCTCGCGGCCCGGATCGACCACATCGCCGCAAGCCTCTTCGCGCTCGGAGTCACCGGCCGCAGCACGGTCGGCATCCTGATGCCCAACACGTCCGATTACGTGACCGCGCTGCTCGCCACCGCGAAGCTCGGTGCCGTATGCGTGCCGATCAACAGCCGGTTCAAGGCGCATGAATTGTCCTATGTCATCGAACACGCCGACATCGACGTGCTGCTCGTGGCCTCGGACCCCAACGGCACCGACTACGCCGAACTGATCAGCACGGTGCTGTCCGACCTCGCCGGCGGCGAGCCGGGACGGCTGCACCTCGAAGCAGCACCGCGACTCCGGGCGGTGGTGAACCTCTCGGGCTCGACGCCGGGAATGCTCGACCGCGCGACGTTCGAGGCCGGTGCCGCAGCAGTCGACCCGTCTCGGATCGAGACCTTGCGGCAACGGGTCCGTGTCCGCGACATCGCTCTGCTGATGTACACGTCCGGCACGACCGCCTATCCCAAAGGTTGTCTGCTGACCCATGAGGCACTGGCCCGACACGCCGCGAATGTCGCGCACACCCGGTTCTTGCTGGAACCCGCTGACTCTTTCTGGAATCCGCTTCCGCTCTTCCATTGCGGGGGCCTCGTGCCGATGCTCAGTTGCTTCTCCGTCGGCGCCACCTTCTGCCATGCCGGTCACTTCGAACCTGGTGCCGCGCTGCGCATGATCGCCGCTGAGCGCTGCACCGTCCTCTTCCCCATCTTCGAAACCATCTGGCAGGCAGTCCTCGAGCATCCCGACTTCGGCGCCACGGACTTGAGCGCGGTTCGCCTGATCCAGAACATCGCCACCCCGGAGCGGATCACTCAGTTCGAACAGGCCGTGCCGCAGGCACATCAACTGACGTGCTACGGCTCCACCGAGTGCGGACCCAACCTGCTCATGCCGATGCCCGACGACCCGCCCGAGATCCGGCTGCGCACACTGGGCCGGCCGGTCGACGGGATGGAGGTCAAGATCGTCGATCCAGATACCGGTCAGGATTCCGGCACCGACCAGATGGGCGAGCTGTGCATCCGCGGATACTCGATGTTCGAGGGCTACTACAAAGACCCCGCCGGCACCGCCGCCGCCATCGACGCCGACGGTTGGTTCCATTCCGGGGACCGGGCCATGGTGACCGCTGAGGGCAACGTCGTCTTCGGCGGTCGGATCAAGGACATGCTCAAGGTCGGCGGCGAGAACGTCGCAGCGGTCGAGATCGAGGACTACCTCGCCCAGCACCCCGCTGTCGCACACGCCCAGGTGGTTGCCGCACCGGACGCGCGCTACCAGGAGGTCCCAGCCGCCTACGTCCAGCTCGCCCCCGGCGCTTCGCTGACCCTCGACGATCTGGTCGACTTCTGCAGCGGTGCCATCAGCTCGTTCAAGATCCCCCGGTATCTGCGTATCGTCACGGAGTGGCCGATGTCCGGAACCAAGATCAGGAAGGTGGACCTGCGTGAGTGGATCGCCGCCGACCTCGCCCGGGACGGCGTGACCGAGGCACCTCGGATCGGCGAGCGCGCCGCCCGGTAG
- a CDS encoding AraC family transcriptional regulator ligand-binding domain-containing protein yields MINPFASSTNPPNAPEEERVFDKGRPGTFAASLSHWDHPRTALGVRIMADHAVEHGYSREAVLASTGLSPEELDSSVTLVDARQEITATRNFLTLMKNRPGLGLEVGRKFHLTTYGQLGFALLSSPRTVDMTHTALRLLGLTFAFSTVTAEITPDGRYATRFSGDGVPEDVRQFLIERDLAATVTTHNELFAGDSTSVPLLSVRSQFAGVAGHPLFDVPVEFGAADTAIVFEREYLTQALPQACAETAQECISLCERILSERLDRRGAAAAVRARLLRLGGRDDGIVGAAQALHMTDRTLRRKLTAEGTSYRRIVDDVRAAVARELLEVDQLTATETAHRLGFGDLSSFLRAQRRWEQTVPGFRRD; encoded by the coding sequence ATGATCAATCCCTTCGCGAGTTCGACAAACCCGCCGAACGCTCCCGAAGAAGAACGTGTGTTCGACAAGGGACGCCCGGGCACTTTTGCCGCGTCGCTCAGCCACTGGGATCATCCACGGACAGCCCTGGGCGTCCGGATCATGGCCGACCACGCCGTCGAGCACGGTTACTCCCGCGAGGCGGTACTGGCTTCGACGGGCCTGTCTCCGGAGGAACTCGACAGCTCGGTGACTCTGGTCGATGCGCGGCAAGAGATCACCGCCACGCGAAATTTCCTCACCTTGATGAAGAACCGCCCCGGACTCGGACTGGAGGTGGGTCGCAAGTTTCACCTGACCACCTACGGACAGCTCGGTTTCGCTCTGTTGAGCAGCCCTCGCACGGTCGACATGACCCATACCGCGTTGCGGCTCCTGGGGTTGACGTTCGCATTCTCGACGGTGACCGCGGAGATCACCCCCGACGGCCGATACGCGACCCGGTTCAGCGGAGACGGCGTACCAGAAGATGTGCGTCAGTTCTTGATCGAACGCGACCTGGCTGCCACGGTGACCACTCACAACGAGTTGTTCGCCGGGGATTCCACATCGGTGCCGCTGTTGTCGGTCCGGTCGCAGTTCGCAGGCGTGGCCGGCCATCCACTCTTCGACGTCCCGGTCGAGTTCGGCGCCGCCGACACCGCGATCGTATTCGAGCGGGAGTACCTGACCCAGGCACTGCCGCAAGCATGTGCTGAGACCGCGCAGGAGTGCATCTCGCTCTGCGAACGGATCCTCAGCGAACGGTTGGACCGACGCGGCGCCGCCGCTGCTGTCCGCGCCAGGCTGTTGCGATTGGGTGGTCGCGACGACGGCATCGTCGGCGCAGCGCAAGCGCTACACATGACCGATCGCACCCTCCGTCGCAAACTGACCGCCGAGGGCACCAGCTATCGGCGCATCGTCGACGACGTACGTGCCGCGGTCGCAAGGGAACTGCTGGAGGTCGACCAACTGACGGCAACGGAGACAGCACATCGACTCGGTTTCGGTGATCTGTCGAGTTTCCTGCGTGCACAACGCAGGTGGGAGCAGACGGTCCCGGGGTTCCGTCGCGACTAA
- a CDS encoding SDR family NAD(P)-dependent oxidoreductase, translating to MSNNLKGKTALVTGGGSGLGEAISKDLARNGVNVVVFDLDIDAATRVVNDIAAAGGVAVQFQGDAGVADDGRKAVELAVATYGALNYAVNNAGVVGADVPVGDLDFQDWDRVIGINLSGVLYGMRYQIPAILASGAAEGAIVNIASVHGAVAAPGYSAYTAAKHGVVGLTRNAAAEYGAQGLRVNAIGPGYINTPMMAPAPEEVVTAIKAKHPLGRLGQPEEIANVTTFLLSDKASFMTGSYVCVDGGYTAV from the coding sequence GTGAGTAACAACTTGAAAGGCAAGACCGCGCTCGTCACTGGCGGAGGGTCAGGACTGGGGGAAGCCATCAGCAAAGACCTCGCGAGGAACGGTGTCAACGTCGTCGTCTTCGACCTCGACATCGATGCAGCCACGCGTGTCGTGAACGACATTGCGGCCGCAGGCGGTGTCGCAGTCCAGTTCCAGGGCGACGCGGGCGTCGCCGACGACGGCAGGAAGGCTGTCGAACTTGCGGTCGCGACCTACGGTGCCCTCAACTACGCCGTCAACAATGCTGGAGTCGTCGGTGCCGATGTTCCGGTTGGAGACCTCGACTTTCAGGACTGGGACCGGGTCATTGGCATCAATCTGAGCGGAGTCCTCTACGGAATGCGCTATCAGATCCCGGCTATCCTCGCTTCGGGCGCCGCGGAAGGAGCCATTGTGAACATAGCCTCGGTTCATGGCGCCGTCGCCGCCCCTGGCTACTCCGCATATACGGCGGCCAAGCATGGCGTGGTGGGTCTGACCAGGAATGCTGCGGCTGAATACGGAGCTCAGGGGCTGCGCGTCAATGCGATCGGGCCTGGTTACATCAACACACCGATGATGGCCCCCGCGCCGGAGGAAGTTGTCACTGCGATCAAGGCGAAGCATCCGCTCGGCCGCCTGGGACAGCCGGAGGAGATCGCCAACGTGACCACGTTTCTCCTCTCCGACAAGGCCAGTTTCATGACCGGCTCGTATGTGTGCGTTGACGGCGGCTACACCGCAGTCTGA
- a CDS encoding nuclear transport factor 2 family protein produces MSEAVSDERAIIEVGLRYARSLDTRDQEAFMSCFTPDAAFGLPKLRTQTVLDQTLQFLGESFSATQHVTTQFQVEVSGDTASMHSYYIATHVWRQKLADPLFVMGGFYEDSLIRTSDGWRIRDRLLKNVWVTGDRDAIAAAGMGELLE; encoded by the coding sequence ATGTCCGAGGCCGTATCCGATGAACGCGCGATCATCGAGGTGGGACTGCGCTATGCGCGGAGTCTCGACACCCGAGATCAGGAAGCCTTCATGTCATGCTTCACCCCCGATGCAGCGTTCGGGCTGCCGAAGCTTCGAACCCAGACGGTATTGGACCAGACGCTGCAGTTCCTGGGCGAGTCGTTCTCCGCCACCCAGCACGTCACCACTCAGTTCCAGGTCGAGGTGTCCGGCGACACGGCATCGATGCACTCGTACTACATCGCCACTCACGTATGGCGTCAGAAGCTCGCCGATCCTCTGTTCGTGATGGGCGGCTTCTACGAGGATTCCCTGATTCGCACGTCCGACGGTTGGCGAATCCGCGATCGCCTTCTGAAGAATGTCTGGGTGACCGGCGACCGCGACGCCATTGCGGCAGCCGGAATGGGAGAACTCTTGGAGTAA
- a CDS encoding flavin-containing monooxygenase: MPDHDAIIIGAGFAGLYQLHRLRELGYDVRVFEAGGDVGGTWYWNRYPGARCDVPSIEYSYSFDPDLEQEWDWSERYAAQPEILSYIQHVAQRHDLRKDITFNTRVESMDWDDNLSQWTVLTDDGASHTATYVIAATGCLSVPAQPVFDGVEDFGGEMYSTSSWPHEGVDLAGKKVAVIGTGSSGVQTITAIAPVVGELTVFQRTPVYAVPAHNGPNAERLAEAKTHYREIRESSRTTLGGLQCNDGTRLLVETDPAEVAIELDRRWANGGLCFPNGFTDVFTDPVANEAAGDYIRRQIRAKVTDPDLVEKLLPHYPVSTKRLCVDTGYYEVYNQDNVSLVDIREHPIRRITERGIVAGDTEHEFDVIILATGFDAMTGALNSIDIKNGAKTLRDKWAHGPRTYLGLMSADFPNFFFVTGPQSPSVLSNMLTSIEYHVDWIARAIEHMRERGLRRVEVDSEVEDNWVNTTNDLADLTLYPQATSWYMGANIPGKQRVFMPFVGGVGTYKQIGDGVEVAHYHGFEMV, encoded by the coding sequence ATGCCTGACCACGACGCCATCATCATCGGTGCCGGCTTCGCCGGCCTCTATCAACTCCACCGCCTGCGCGAGCTCGGTTACGACGTCCGGGTCTTCGAGGCCGGCGGAGACGTCGGCGGAACCTGGTACTGGAACCGCTATCCGGGGGCACGCTGCGACGTCCCGTCGATCGAGTACTCGTACTCTTTCGATCCGGATCTCGAGCAGGAATGGGACTGGAGTGAGCGGTACGCCGCTCAGCCAGAGATTCTCTCCTACATCCAGCACGTGGCGCAACGGCACGACCTGCGCAAGGACATCACGTTCAACACGCGCGTCGAGTCCATGGACTGGGACGACAACCTGAGCCAGTGGACCGTGCTGACCGACGACGGCGCTTCCCACACCGCTACCTACGTCATCGCGGCGACCGGGTGCCTCTCGGTACCGGCGCAACCCGTCTTCGACGGGGTGGAGGACTTCGGTGGGGAGATGTACTCCACATCGAGCTGGCCGCACGAGGGTGTCGACCTGGCCGGCAAGAAGGTCGCAGTGATCGGTACCGGTTCGTCCGGGGTCCAGACGATCACCGCGATCGCGCCGGTCGTCGGTGAGCTGACCGTGTTCCAGCGCACGCCGGTCTATGCCGTGCCTGCCCACAACGGGCCGAACGCGGAACGCCTCGCCGAGGCGAAGACGCATTACCGCGAGATCCGGGAGAGCAGCCGGACGACCCTCGGCGGACTGCAGTGCAACGACGGGACCCGGTTGTTGGTCGAGACCGATCCCGCAGAGGTGGCGATCGAACTCGATCGGCGCTGGGCCAACGGCGGACTGTGTTTCCCCAATGGATTCACGGACGTCTTCACCGACCCGGTGGCCAACGAGGCCGCAGGTGACTACATCCGTCGGCAGATCCGGGCAAAGGTCACCGACCCCGATCTCGTCGAAAAGCTGTTGCCGCACTACCCGGTCTCGACGAAGCGGCTGTGCGTGGACACCGGCTATTACGAGGTCTACAACCAAGACAACGTGTCGCTGGTCGACATCCGGGAGCACCCGATCCGCCGTATCACCGAGCGCGGGATCGTCGCCGGCGACACCGAGCACGAGTTCGATGTCATCATCTTGGCAACCGGATTCGATGCGATGACCGGTGCGCTCAACTCGATCGACATCAAGAACGGCGCGAAGACCCTGCGGGACAAATGGGCTCACGGCCCCCGCACCTACCTCGGACTGATGTCAGCGGATTTCCCGAACTTCTTCTTCGTGACGGGCCCGCAGAGTCCGTCGGTCCTGTCCAACATGCTGACGTCCATCGAGTACCACGTCGACTGGATCGCTCGCGCGATCGAGCACATGCGTGAACGAGGGTTGAGGCGCGTCGAGGTCGACAGCGAGGTCGAGGACAACTGGGTGAACACCACCAATGACCTCGCGGACCTGACCCTCTATCCGCAGGCGACGTCGTGGTACATGGGTGCGAACATCCCGGGCAAGCAGCGGGTCTTCATGCCCTTCGTGGGCGGCGTCGGCACCTACAAGCAGATCGGTGACGGCGTCGAGGTGGCGCACTACCACGGCTTCGAGATGGTCTGA
- a CDS encoding alpha/beta hydrolase: MVAGTDRRPPPSTITITERTILMPLEPVSQAMLAQMAEEGAPAIHESTPAIARMTGPIMAGLTGAGPEVGTVRNLKLDGTDGRFRVRVLEPEAPSQAIIVYFHGGGWVLGDIDLQYDHLARLVVNQTQSTVVLVNYRKAPEHPFPTAIEDSYAGLRWVSDHANELAPEGVPLIVAGDSAGGNIAAVMTQWARDKAGPRIDYQVLVYPVTDCDVNTDSYLAPENQLMLSRDTMIWFWDHYLPDEEARKKPEASPIRAESLAGLPPALVFVAEYDPLHDEGIAYAKALEAAGVPVTLEEAQGQMHAYFQMINILPGALEGIRLVTDHINTHIASLVERV, from the coding sequence GTGGTCGCCGGAACCGACCGGCGCCCACCGCCCAGCACGATCACTATTACCGAAAGAACAATTCTCATGCCTCTAGAACCAGTGTCCCAGGCCATGCTGGCCCAAATGGCCGAGGAAGGCGCACCGGCCATCCACGAGTCGACACCCGCCATCGCCCGCATGACCGGACCGATCATGGCCGGCCTGACCGGAGCGGGCCCGGAGGTCGGCACTGTCCGCAACCTCAAGCTCGACGGCACGGACGGCAGATTCCGGGTTCGCGTGCTCGAGCCGGAGGCCCCGTCGCAGGCGATCATCGTGTATTTCCACGGCGGCGGTTGGGTCCTGGGCGACATCGACCTGCAGTACGACCACCTGGCTCGTCTCGTGGTGAACCAGACGCAGTCCACGGTGGTGCTGGTCAACTATCGGAAGGCACCCGAACATCCCTTCCCGACGGCCATCGAAGACAGCTACGCAGGCCTTCGCTGGGTCAGCGATCATGCGAATGAGCTTGCGCCCGAGGGTGTTCCGCTTATCGTCGCCGGTGACAGCGCCGGCGGGAACATTGCCGCGGTGATGACGCAGTGGGCCCGGGACAAGGCCGGACCGCGGATCGACTACCAGGTCCTCGTCTACCCGGTGACCGATTGCGATGTGAACACCGACTCCTACCTCGCGCCGGAGAACCAGCTGATGCTCAGCAGGGACACCATGATCTGGTTCTGGGACCACTACCTCCCCGATGAGGAGGCGCGCAAGAAGCCCGAGGCCTCGCCGATACGCGCCGAGAGCCTCGCGGGTCTGCCGCCGGCGCTGGTGTTTGTCGCTGAATACGACCCCTTGCACGACGAGGGTATCGCCTACGCCAAAGCGCTGGAAGCCGCCGGGGTGCCGGTGACGCTCGAGGAAGCCCAAGGGCAGATGCACGCGTATTTCCAGATGATCAACATCCTGCCCGGAGCCCTCGAGGGCATACGGCTCGTCACCGACCACATCAACACCCACATCGCTTCTCTGGTGGAAAGAGTCTGA
- a CDS encoding aldehyde dehydrogenase family protein, with protein MNVHDTNYIGGSWQPSTSTEFIPVVNPATGEEITKVVAGTTADVDAAVDAAAAALPAWSATSVEDRAKFLSGIADGITERLEAIAGLLSSEIGAPIEFARAVQVPLAINSFSHAAVTAAEFDFEYPEGNSTIVHEPFGVVGAITPWNYPLFMVAEKVAYALAAGNTVVLKPSEVAPLSIISLVEIFESVGVPAGVLNVVFGTGPVVGEAIAAHPEVGMVTFTGSTRAGRRVAELAAPTVKRVTLELGGKSPTVVLEGTDLSTAIPAAVQGAMMNSGQTCSALTRLVVPRDKQAEVESIVKATLANFTVGDPSEDSTVLGPLVSATQQRRVLDYIERGKAEGARVVTGGGTGRPHDDQGAYVEPTVFADVDTSMVVHQEEIFGPVLVIEPYDDEADAERIANDSVYGLAAAVWAGDSSRAHAFARRIKAGQVMVNGADFDPNAPFGGYKQSGVGRQAGRFGLLEFLEVKALQG; from the coding sequence ATGAATGTGCATGACACGAACTACATCGGCGGTTCCTGGCAACCCTCGACGAGCACCGAGTTCATCCCCGTGGTCAACCCGGCCACCGGGGAGGAGATCACCAAGGTCGTCGCCGGGACCACGGCCGACGTCGACGCGGCGGTCGACGCCGCCGCGGCCGCTCTGCCGGCCTGGTCCGCGACCTCCGTCGAGGATCGTGCCAAGTTCCTCTCCGGTATTGCCGACGGGATCACGGAGCGTCTCGAGGCCATCGCGGGTTTGTTGAGCAGTGAGATCGGGGCACCGATCGAATTCGCACGCGCAGTGCAGGTTCCGCTGGCGATCAACAGCTTCAGCCACGCCGCCGTGACTGCGGCCGAGTTCGATTTCGAGTACCCCGAGGGCAACTCGACCATCGTGCACGAGCCTTTCGGCGTGGTCGGTGCCATCACGCCGTGGAATTACCCGCTGTTCATGGTGGCCGAGAAAGTCGCCTATGCGCTCGCCGCAGGTAACACGGTCGTGTTGAAGCCCAGCGAGGTCGCCCCGCTGAGCATCATCTCGCTGGTCGAGATCTTCGAGTCAGTCGGAGTGCCGGCCGGCGTCTTGAACGTGGTGTTCGGCACCGGCCCGGTAGTCGGGGAGGCCATCGCGGCGCATCCGGAGGTCGGGATGGTCACCTTCACCGGCTCCACGAGGGCGGGCCGAAGGGTCGCCGAACTCGCTGCGCCCACGGTCAAGCGGGTCACGCTGGAGCTCGGTGGCAAGAGCCCCACCGTGGTGTTGGAGGGTACGGATCTCTCGACCGCGATCCCCGCCGCTGTGCAGGGCGCGATGATGAACTCAGGCCAGACATGTTCGGCGCTCACCCGTCTGGTCGTCCCGCGTGACAAGCAGGCCGAGGTCGAGTCGATCGTGAAGGCGACGCTGGCCAACTTCACCGTCGGTGACCCTTCGGAGGACAGCACTGTGCTGGGCCCCCTCGTCTCGGCAACGCAGCAGCGACGAGTCCTGGACTACATCGAACGCGGTAAAGCCGAAGGCGCACGCGTGGTCACCGGCGGCGGCACCGGCCGTCCGCATGATGACCAGGGGGCGTATGTGGAGCCCACCGTCTTCGCCGACGTCGACACGTCCATGGTGGTCCACCAGGAGGAGATCTTCGGACCCGTGCTCGTGATCGAGCCCTATGACGACGAAGCGGATGCCGAACGAATCGCCAACGATTCCGTCTATGGACTCGCCGCGGCAGTGTGGGCGGGCGATTCTTCCCGCGCGCACGCGTTCGCCCGGCGTATCAAGGCGGGCCAGGTCATGGTCAACGGGGCCGATTTCGACCCGAACGCGCCGTTCGGCGGTTACAAGCAGTCGGGTGTAGGCCGGCAGGCGGGCCGTTTCGGTCTACTCGAGTTCCTCGAGGTCAAAGCACTTCAAGGGTGA
- a CDS encoding NDMA-dependent alcohol dehydrogenase, with amino-acid sequence MLTKAAILPAVGAEWQIEEIELGDPIAGEVQVRLAASGLCHSDEHVATGASPLPFLPVLGGHEGAGVVTKVGPGVSGIEEGDHVVLSFVPACGTCRPCASGLQNLCDKGAGLLTGEAISDGSYRARTRDGKPLLQMCLLGTFAPYVTVNQASVLKIEKDIPLEAAALLGCGVSTGWGSATAIGQTRPGDTVVVVGVGGVGINAVQGAAAAGARFVVAVDPVPFKQKKALEFGATHVYDSMSAAQAALPDLTWGRLAELVVLTLGEVEGHHVQEALSLTAKGGQVVVTSVAHHATTTVDLNLFELTLLQKRVQGAIFGGVGPRTQIPSLLEQYRVGNLKLEELVTPYRLEDINQGWQDMRDGKNLRGVIRYTEADY; translated from the coding sequence ATGCTTACCAAAGCCGCAATCCTGCCTGCAGTTGGTGCCGAGTGGCAGATCGAAGAGATCGAGCTCGGCGATCCGATCGCCGGTGAAGTTCAGGTTCGCCTCGCCGCCTCGGGGTTGTGCCACTCGGACGAGCACGTGGCGACCGGCGCGAGCCCGCTTCCCTTCCTGCCGGTGCTCGGCGGACACGAGGGTGCGGGCGTGGTTACCAAGGTGGGGCCCGGTGTGAGCGGGATCGAAGAAGGCGATCACGTTGTCCTGTCCTTCGTTCCGGCGTGTGGTACCTGTCGCCCGTGCGCCTCGGGCCTGCAGAACCTGTGTGACAAGGGTGCCGGCCTGCTGACCGGCGAGGCGATCTCCGATGGGTCCTATCGGGCGAGGACCCGCGACGGTAAGCCGTTGCTGCAGATGTGTCTGCTCGGGACATTTGCCCCGTACGTGACCGTCAATCAGGCATCGGTCCTCAAGATCGAGAAGGACATCCCGCTCGAGGCCGCGGCCCTCCTCGGATGCGGAGTCTCGACCGGGTGGGGATCGGCCACCGCGATCGGGCAGACCCGACCCGGTGACACCGTCGTCGTCGTGGGTGTCGGCGGAGTCGGGATCAACGCGGTACAGGGTGCCGCCGCCGCCGGGGCGCGTTTCGTCGTCGCGGTCGATCCGGTCCCGTTCAAGCAGAAGAAGGCACTGGAGTTCGGCGCGACGCACGTCTACGACTCGATGTCTGCCGCGCAGGCAGCGCTACCGGATCTCACCTGGGGACGACTTGCCGAACTGGTGGTACTGACCCTCGGGGAGGTCGAGGGACACCACGTCCAGGAGGCGTTGTCGCTCACCGCAAAAGGCGGCCAGGTGGTGGTCACCTCGGTGGCGCACCACGCCACCACGACCGTGGATCTCAATCTCTTCGAGCTCACCCTGCTGCAGAAGCGCGTCCAGGGAGCGATCTTCGGCGGCGTCGGTCCGCGCACCCAGATCCCCAGCCTTCTCGAGCAGTACCGCGTGGGCAATCTCAAGCTCGAGGAGCTCGTCACGCCCTACCGGCTCGAAGACATCAACCAGGGATGGCAGGACATGCGCGACGGCAAGAACCTCCGCGGAGTGATCCGCTACACCGAAGCGGACTACTGA
- a CDS encoding isocitrate lyase/phosphoenolpyruvate mutase family protein has translation MAFWNGLPDVGLLPRTDVVQHRARVAAAVDIPVYCDADTGFGPGPALVQRTVQEFIGAGVAGIHIEDQAEPKKAGGQSGIALVSDAEAIGRLAETPGPAYVIESADQRSRPSLAELSAMGRKRSR, from the coding sequence GTGGCTTTCTGGAACGGGCTTCCCGACGTGGGGCTGCTCCCGAGAACCGATGTGGTTCAGCACCGCGCGCGGGTCGCGGCTGCAGTCGACATCCCGGTGTACTGCGACGCCGACACAGGTTTCGGCCCCGGGCCCGCGCTGGTTCAGCGAACAGTGCAGGAGTTCATCGGTGCCGGTGTCGCGGGTATACACATCGAAGACCAGGCGGAACCGAAGAAGGCGGGCGGACAGAGCGGTATCGCTTTGGTCTCTGACGCCGAAGCCATCGGTCGGTTGGCGGAGACCCCGGGCCCGGCTTACGTCATCGAGTCCGCGGATCAGCGTTCGCGTCCATCACTGGCGGAACTCTCTGCCATGGGGCGCAAGCGATCGAGGTGA
- a CDS encoding Zn-ribbon domain-containing OB-fold protein, with amino-acid sequence MTDPTKKLTFIKPVRSPVADEFYGHFAQGKIALQRCSACNSWIHIPREMCFRCGSLNLKWDECSGRAELFTWTDTALAPLPVLAEDVPFVVGLVQLEEGPRVVSRLVNVADVELTPGLKLKVRFDEVDGDTMIATFEPE; translated from the coding sequence ATGACTGACCCGACGAAGAAGCTTACTTTCATCAAACCTGTTCGTTCGCCGGTGGCCGACGAGTTCTATGGGCACTTCGCGCAGGGCAAGATCGCGCTCCAACGATGCAGCGCGTGTAATTCGTGGATTCACATCCCGCGAGAGATGTGTTTTCGGTGCGGCTCTCTCAATCTGAAGTGGGATGAGTGCTCGGGCCGGGCGGAACTGTTCACGTGGACAGACACCGCTTTGGCGCCGCTCCCCGTCCTCGCGGAAGACGTTCCATTCGTGGTCGGTCTTGTTCAGCTCGAGGAGGGCCCTCGCGTGGTCTCCCGGCTTGTCAACGTCGCCGATGTCGAGCTGACACCTGGTCTCAAGTTGAAGGTGAGGTTCGACGAAGTCGACGGCGACACCATGATTGCCACCTTCGAACCCGAGTAG